The following coding sequences lie in one Candidatus Methylomirabilota bacterium genomic window:
- a CDS encoding DUF393 domain-containing protein — translation MARWVHRKDRGKQLELIPFQEPDLGDRFPGISLDRCREELHLIDEGDHIFTGAAAVRETVARLPGAFLRTLPFHIPGGMWLADRVYGLVARNRGRLSHWFS, via the coding sequence TTGGCCCGGTGGGTCCACCGGAAGGATCGAGGGAAGCAACTCGAGCTGATCCCTTTCCAGGAGCCGGACCTGGGAGACCGCTTCCCAGGTATATCGCTAGACCGGTGTCGTGAGGAACTACATCTGATCGACGAGGGGGATCACATTTTTACGGGGGCCGCCGCGGTGCGCGAGACCGTGGCGAGGCTCCCCGGCGCATTTCTCAGGACCCTCCCCTTTCATATACCGGGCGGCATGTGGCTGGCGGACCGGGTCTATGGCTTGGTCGCCCGGAACCGCGGTCGGCTTTCGCATTGGTTTAGCTAA
- a CDS encoding TrkH family potassium uptake protein, producing MSRIARSVTNLAERPLSPPQVLALGYGVCILVGTGLLMLPYATAVGESPPLIDALFTATSAVCVTGLIVVDTPHFWSPFGHGVILALIQVGGLGYMTVSTFIALLLRRRVSLRERLVLQKAVGMLTLEGVVRFLKRVLLITVLAEGIATVILTLRFSVEHSIGQAFFLGLFHAISAFNNAGFSLFSDNLAGYVADPVVNLTVVVSVILGGMGYLVINELLERRRERVTEHLSIHTRLVLGTTAALLVGGVLLFLLLEWTNPKTLASLGIPERLLAASFQAVTPRTAGFNTVGIGVLRETTLFMFIVLMFIGASPGGTGGGIKTTTCGTVLVALWRRLRGDHEINLMGRRLPQKVLNDAFILSGLSFIYVIVVTLTLMVSEGYSYLSTLFEVTSAFGTVGLSTGAPGLVTSLCSLFSAFGKIAIAGTMLVGRIGPLTLGAALLSKEPAPSYRLLEEQVLIG from the coding sequence TTGAGCCGTATTGCGAGAAGCGTCACTAATCTTGCAGAGCGGCCGCTGTCCCCACCCCAGGTGCTGGCCCTTGGCTATGGCGTGTGCATCCTGGTGGGGACCGGTCTCCTCATGCTGCCGTATGCCACTGCTGTGGGCGAGAGCCCCCCTCTGATCGATGCCCTGTTCACAGCGACCTCTGCCGTCTGCGTGACTGGTCTGATCGTGGTCGATACTCCCCACTTCTGGTCCCCCTTCGGCCACGGGGTGATCCTGGCCTTGATCCAGGTAGGGGGGCTTGGATACATGACCGTCTCGACCTTCATTGCCCTACTCCTCAGGCGGCGGGTCTCCTTGCGGGAGCGGCTCGTTCTGCAAAAGGCGGTCGGGATGCTGACCCTCGAGGGGGTGGTCCGGTTTCTCAAGCGGGTCTTGCTGATTACCGTCCTTGCCGAGGGGATCGCGACTGTTATTCTTACGCTTCGATTTAGTGTAGAACACTCGATAGGTCAGGCCTTTTTTCTCGGGCTGTTTCATGCGATTTCTGCCTTCAATAATGCGGGATTCAGCCTCTTCTCCGACAATCTGGCAGGCTACGTCGCCGACCCGGTGGTGAACCTTACCGTGGTGGTGAGCGTCATTCTGGGAGGGATGGGCTACCTCGTGATCAACGAACTTCTGGAGCGACGGCGGGAGCGGGTGACCGAGCACCTCTCGATCCACACACGCCTGGTTCTCGGGACGACGGCAGCGCTTCTAGTCGGGGGTGTGCTGCTCTTCCTGCTCCTCGAGTGGACCAATCCTAAGACGCTCGCATCTTTGGGAATTCCGGAACGGCTGCTGGCCGCCTCCTTTCAGGCGGTGACCCCGCGGACCGCGGGGTTTAACACGGTCGGGATCGGCGTTCTTCGTGAAACCACCCTCTTTATGTTCATCGTGCTGATGTTTATCGGGGCATCACCAGGAGGGACAGGCGGGGGGATCAAGACCACGACGTGTGGGACGGTTCTCGTTGCCTTGTGGCGGAGACTCCGCGGTGACCATGAGATCAACCTGATGGGCCGCAGGCTGCCACAGAAGGTCCTGAACGATGCCTTCATCCTTTCAGGCCTCTCCTTTATTTATGTTATCGTCGTGACCTTGACGCTTATGGTGAGCGAGGGATATTCGTACCTTTCCACGCTCTTTGAGGTGACCTCGGCGTTCGGGACGGTCGGGCTTTCCACGGGCGCCCCGGGGCTCGTGACCAGTCTCTGCAGCCTGTTCTCCGCTTTTGGCAAGATCGCCATTGCGGGGACCATGCTGGTGGGCCGGATAGGACCTCTCACCCTGGGAGCTGCCCTCTTGTCCAAGGAGCCAGCTCCGAGTTATCGTCTTTTGGAAGAGCAGGTCCTTATTGGCTAG
- a CDS encoding PilZ domain-containing protein, protein MDTGIHVYAIQRRHSRWRVWGPEGRIAPNHTASFLNISQGGALIEHVHPVRPESLLFLTVLVNEREVRLKCRVVRSEVQSYEVWPTGKKEHVYRTGLEFLGLSENSQGLISEYINSLRGEDKATRGSE, encoded by the coding sequence ATGGATACAGGCATTCACGTATACGCAATCCAACGCCGCCATTCCCGCTGGCGAGTCTGGGGGCCCGAGGGGCGGATTGCTCCCAACCACACGGCCTCCTTCCTCAACATCAGTCAGGGGGGGGCCCTGATCGAACACGTACACCCCGTCCGGCCCGAAAGCCTCTTGTTCCTCACGGTCCTCGTCAACGAACGGGAGGTGAGGCTCAAGTGCCGCGTAGTCCGGTCAGAGGTTCAATCTTATGAGGTCTGGCCCACAGGGAAGAAGGAACATGTCTACCGGACGGGACTGGAGTTTCTGGGACTCTCCGAGAACTCTCAAGGACTGATCTCTGAATACATCAATTCATTGAGAGGAGAAGATAAGGCAACACGGGGCAGCGAGTGA
- a CDS encoding TrkA family potassium uptake protein — protein sequence MVKPQFAVIGLGGFGYAVARTLLEKGCQVLCIDRLEERLEQVREIATLAVQADATDEKVLREVGVGAVDCAVVSLGHDMEASLLVAMALKDIGVKQLVVKAVGSLHGRILKKLGVDRVVFPEADMGRRVAESLVTPSILDYLELGEGYGVAEVGAPQQLWGKNLAELQLRTQYGVTVLAIRRASKGEQPTIVVSPWGAEVILEGDILVIIGEEKNLGKLSAAEE from the coding sequence ATGGTTAAGCCGCAATTTGCCGTGATCGGCCTGGGAGGCTTTGGGTATGCCGTGGCCAGGACGTTACTGGAGAAAGGGTGTCAGGTTCTCTGCATTGACCGGTTGGAAGAGCGGCTGGAGCAGGTCCGTGAAATCGCCACGCTGGCAGTCCAGGCGGATGCCACCGACGAGAAGGTTCTTCGGGAAGTAGGAGTGGGAGCGGTGGATTGCGCGGTAGTGAGCTTGGGCCATGACATGGAGGCGAGTCTTTTGGTGGCTATGGCGCTCAAGGACATCGGGGTTAAGCAACTCGTGGTGAAGGCAGTCGGTTCCCTTCACGGCCGAATCCTGAAAAAGCTGGGAGTCGACCGGGTGGTTTTTCCGGAGGCGGATATGGGACGGCGAGTTGCGGAGAGCCTGGTCACCCCCTCGATCCTCGATTATCTGGAACTGGGAGAGGGATATGGGGTGGCCGAGGTGGGCGCCCCTCAACAGTTGTGGGGGAAGAATCTCGCCGAGCTTCAACTCCGGACCCAGTACGGAGTCACCGTCCTCGCTATTCGACGGGCTTCGAAAGGCGAGCAACCGACCATCGTCGTGAGCCCGTGGGGCGCCGAGGTCATTCTGGAAGGAGATATCCTGGTCATCATCGGCGAGGAGAAGAACCTCGGAAAACTTAGCGCAGCAGAAGAGTAA
- a CDS encoding ATP-binding protein has protein sequence MKPKRKRAEEKVTALYRAGLHIQEPLEFQERLDRLLQTARTVLELDRVNILLADGDERWLQTVASTGTTEPLEWIRVPIGPEGGGVAQAYRTRQPVVWDGRAGMPETMRLKPPYDRIAALRSRVFANLPLVVHGRAIGVLGVDRKHSRRPLEPATLDLLKLFAAQAALAIEHARLYEEQLLTALDLEEMVEARTGELQEANARLQEALRTAEESSQTKSRFLATMSHELRTPLNAIIGFSELLQDQQFGSLTDKQRRYVSHVLAGGQHLLSLINGILDLAKVEAGKLEILPESFPLPETIRAALDSLRPQAEAKRLEIKLTLETSPTFLVADPVRFRQILYNLVSNALKFTPEGGHITVTSRPAGSNAVEIAVHDTGCGINAEDLPKLFQPFTQLDASLSRRHQGTGLGLVLTKKLVELHGGLIRVESVGEGQGCTFTVTLPLQSSAPAPPGPSPKGTGAKAFTV, from the coding sequence ATGAAACCAAAGCGTAAGCGGGCGGAAGAAAAGGTGACGGCCCTGTACCGGGCGGGTCTTCATATCCAGGAACCGCTGGAGTTTCAGGAGCGGCTCGACCGCCTCCTGCAGACAGCCCGGACCGTGTTGGAGCTTGACCGGGTCAACATCCTCCTGGCCGATGGAGACGAGCGGTGGCTTCAGACGGTGGCGAGCACCGGGACCACCGAGCCGCTCGAGTGGATCCGGGTCCCGATTGGACCGGAGGGTGGGGGGGTGGCGCAGGCCTACCGGACCCGGCAGCCGGTCGTCTGGGATGGCCGGGCCGGCATGCCCGAGACGATGCGACTGAAGCCCCCCTACGACCGGATCGCGGCCCTCCGATCCCGGGTCTTTGCTAATCTGCCCCTGGTGGTTCACGGCCGGGCCATTGGGGTCTTGGGAGTCGATCGGAAACACAGTCGTCGGCCCCTGGAGCCGGCCACACTGGACCTGCTCAAGCTTTTTGCCGCGCAGGCGGCCCTGGCCATCGAGCACGCCCGCCTCTACGAGGAACAACTGCTGACCGCCCTCGATCTCGAGGAAATGGTCGAGGCTCGGACCGGGGAGCTGCAGGAGGCCAATGCCAGGCTCCAGGAGGCGTTGCGGACGGCTGAGGAGTCCTCGCAGACCAAGTCCAGGTTTCTCGCCACCATGTCCCACGAGCTCCGGACACCGCTGAACGCCATCATCGGCTTCTCCGAACTGCTACAGGATCAGCAATTTGGCTCCCTGACCGATAAGCAGCGACGGTACGTGAGTCATGTGCTTGCCGGCGGACAGCACCTGCTTTCTCTCATTAACGGCATCCTGGACCTCGCGAAGGTCGAAGCGGGAAAGCTCGAAATCCTGCCCGAGTCCTTTCCCTTGCCGGAGACCATACGAGCAGCCCTCGACAGCCTCCGCCCCCAGGCCGAAGCAAAAAGGCTGGAGATCAAGCTCACCCTGGAAACCTCTCCCACGTTCTTGGTGGCTGATCCGGTCCGGTTCCGCCAAATCCTTTACAACCTCGTTTCCAATGCGCTGAAGTTCACCCCCGAAGGCGGCCACATCACGGTGACGAGCCGACCAGCTGGATCCAACGCCGTGGAGATCGCTGTGCATGATACGGGATGTGGGATCAACGCTGAGGACCTCCCGAAGCTCTTCCAGCCCTTCACACAGCTTGATGCCTCCCTCAGCCGGCGCCACCAAGGAACCGGCCTCGGATTGGTCCTAACGAAAAAGCTGGTCGAGCTGCACGGCGGCCTGATCCGCGTCGAATCCGTCGGCGAAGGCCAGGGGTGCACATTCACCGTCACCCTTCCGCTGCAGTCTTCAGCCCCGGCCCCGCCTGGGCCCTCACCGAAGGGAACAGGCGCCAAGGCATTCACCGTGTGA
- a CDS encoding phosphoenolpyruvate carboxykinase: protein MSDSKGVHTMEQLGRIPRHCGLETHGIRNVDRAYWNFPAAALYEEVVRRREGVFAHLGPLVVRTGDHTGRSPNDKFIVREPSCEDKVWWGKVNRPFTPEKFDGLHQRVLAYLQGRDVFIQNCYAGADPSHRLPIRIITETAWHSLFARTMFIPERDPAKLAEHVPEFTVINLPNFHARPERDGTNSQVFIVVHFQKKLVLIGGTSYAGEIKKSIFTILNYVLPQSHILSMHCSANTGAGGDTALFFGLSGTGKTTLSADPARTLIGDDEHGWSDRGIFNFEGGCYAKVIRLSKEAEPEIYETTRKFGTILENVTIDTTTRHLDLDDDSLTENTRAAYPIGYIPNATKTGLGEHPKNIVFLTADAFGVMPPIARLNSEQAMYHFLSGYTAKVAGTEKGVTEPQATFSTCFGAPFMALHPSVYAKMLGEKIAKHQVDVWLVNTGWTGGPYGVGHRMKIAYTRAMVNAALDGELDGAPTEVDPVFGFQIPTACPEVPPEVLAPRNTWTDPKAYDAKAKELAGRFIENFQQFASDVPANVQEGGPRMG, encoded by the coding sequence ATGTCTGATAGCAAAGGGGTACATACCATGGAACAGCTTGGCCGAATCCCGAGGCACTGCGGACTCGAAACCCATGGCATCCGAAATGTGGATCGTGCGTATTGGAACTTCCCCGCCGCCGCTCTTTATGAAGAGGTAGTGCGACGGCGAGAAGGGGTCTTCGCCCATCTGGGGCCCCTCGTCGTCCGAACGGGTGATCACACGGGCCGTTCTCCCAACGATAAGTTTATCGTCCGAGAGCCCTCCTGCGAGGATAAGGTCTGGTGGGGAAAGGTCAATCGCCCCTTTACGCCTGAGAAATTTGATGGGCTCCACCAACGCGTGCTCGCGTATCTCCAGGGGAGAGACGTCTTCATCCAGAACTGCTACGCCGGGGCCGATCCGTCCCACCGCCTACCGATCCGGATCATCACCGAGACCGCCTGGCACAGTCTCTTCGCCCGGACCATGTTCATCCCGGAGCGCGATCCAGCCAAGCTGGCCGAGCATGTCCCCGAGTTCACTGTCATCAACCTTCCCAACTTTCACGCCCGACCCGAGAGGGACGGGACCAACTCGCAGGTATTTATCGTGGTGCACTTCCAGAAAAAACTGGTCCTCATCGGCGGCACCAGCTATGCCGGCGAAATCAAAAAATCGATCTTCACCATTCTCAACTACGTCCTTCCTCAGTCGCACATCCTCTCCATGCACTGCTCGGCCAATACGGGCGCCGGAGGGGATACGGCCCTCTTCTTCGGTTTATCCGGAACGGGGAAGACCACACTCTCCGCCGATCCCGCCCGGACCCTCATCGGCGATGACGAGCACGGATGGAGCGACCGAGGCATCTTCAATTTTGAGGGAGGATGCTATGCGAAGGTGATCCGGCTCTCCAAAGAGGCCGAGCCGGAAATCTACGAAACCACCAGAAAATTCGGGACGATCCTGGAAAATGTTACCATCGACACCACCACCAGACACCTCGATCTAGACGATGACTCCCTCACCGAAAATACCAGGGCGGCCTATCCCATCGGGTATATCCCGAATGCCACGAAGACCGGTCTCGGGGAGCACCCAAAGAATATCGTCTTCCTCACTGCGGACGCCTTTGGCGTGATGCCCCCCATTGCTCGGCTGAACTCGGAGCAGGCCATGTATCACTTTCTCTCCGGGTATACCGCCAAAGTGGCCGGTACCGAGAAGGGAGTCACCGAGCCGCAAGCAACCTTCAGCACCTGTTTCGGCGCCCCCTTTATGGCCTTGCACCCGAGTGTGTATGCCAAGATGCTTGGAGAGAAGATCGCCAAACATCAGGTCGATGTCTGGCTCGTGAACACCGGCTGGACTGGCGGGCCATACGGGGTGGGACACCGGATGAAGATTGCCTACACCCGCGCCATGGTAAACGCCGCCTTGGACGGTGAGCTCGACGGGGCCCCGACCGAAGTCGATCCGGTCTTCGGCTTCCAGATCCCCACGGCCTGCCCGGAGGTCCCACCCGAGGTTCTGGCTCCACGAAACACGTGGACGGATCCCAAAGCGTACGACGCCAAGGCTAAAGAGCTAGCGGGCAGATTCATCGAAAACTTCCAGCAGTTCGCCTCTGACGTACCAGCAAACGTACAGGAAGGCGGCCCGAGGATGGGTTGA
- a CDS encoding NAD(P)/FAD-dependent oxidoreductase: MVAWAEELVMSTVAILGAGFGGLYTARLLEKELRGKKEAEIVLIDRHNFHLFTPMLHEITAGKIEPRHVVWPVRLLGRRWRLTFLERRVEAIDLDGRRILTDRGAVKYDLLVLALGSVTNFYGLHPPPQLFQFKELRDAVRLRNHLIECLEGAEQETDPARRRTLLTLVLVGGGCTGVELAAEIHDLIFKSLLRFYRHIDPKEIRILLLEATPRIIPCVGESLAQLALETLRQKGVEVKLETPVAEMMPDGVVLTTGEKIRADTLIWTAGVRANPVIEALPVAKDHLGRVRVNEHLHLPDHPEVYALGDCAHFLDPSTGQPLPPTGQVALQQTKTVAANIARHLRGQGVLAFRYQHQGDLVSLGSRYAVAEIRGYRFAGLFAWVLWRTVFWAKMIGVKNRVRVALDWAIGLLFGPDTSRLEW; the protein is encoded by the coding sequence ATGGTAGCATGGGCAGAGGAGCTTGTGATGTCAACAGTTGCCATCTTAGGAGCGGGATTTGGAGGCCTGTACACCGCCCGCCTTCTCGAAAAAGAACTGCGGGGGAAGAAAGAGGCAGAAATTGTCCTCATCGACCGCCACAACTTCCACCTTTTCACCCCCATGCTCCACGAGATCACGGCCGGCAAGATCGAGCCCAGGCACGTAGTATGGCCTGTCCGCCTCCTCGGGCGTCGGTGGCGACTTACTTTCCTGGAGCGACGGGTGGAGGCCATCGATCTGGATGGGCGGCGGATCCTCACCGACCGTGGAGCAGTGAAGTACGACCTCTTGGTCCTGGCTCTCGGGAGCGTGACGAACTTCTACGGACTGCATCCCCCTCCCCAGCTCTTCCAGTTTAAGGAATTGCGGGATGCCGTGCGGCTCCGTAACCACCTGATTGAATGCTTAGAAGGGGCGGAACAGGAAACGGACCCCGCACGGCGCCGAACACTCCTCACCCTTGTTTTGGTGGGTGGGGGATGTACTGGAGTCGAGCTGGCTGCCGAGATCCACGACCTGATTTTCAAGAGCTTGCTCCGATTCTACCGCCACATCGACCCAAAAGAGATCCGGATCCTGCTGCTCGAGGCGACCCCGCGGATCATCCCCTGTGTGGGTGAGAGCCTGGCCCAACTGGCGCTCGAAACGCTGCGACAGAAAGGGGTCGAGGTGAAGCTCGAGACCCCGGTGGCCGAGATGATGCCGGACGGCGTGGTCCTGACCACTGGCGAGAAGATCCGTGCGGACACTCTTATCTGGACCGCCGGGGTCCGGGCAAACCCGGTCATCGAGGCGCTGCCAGTCGCCAAGGACCACCTGGGGCGAGTGCGGGTGAATGAGCATCTCCATCTCCCGGATCACCCTGAAGTCTATGCCCTCGGAGACTGTGCGCATTTCTTGGACCCCTCTACCGGCCAGCCCCTACCCCCCACGGGCCAGGTCGCGCTACAACAGACGAAAACGGTCGCCGCAAACATCGCACGGCACCTCCGGGGTCAGGGCGTGCTCGCCTTCCGGTACCAGCATCAGGGGGACCTGGTCTCGCTCGGAAGTCGATATGCCGTCGCGGAGATTCGGGGGTACCGATTCGCCGGCCTCTTTGCCTGGGTCCTGTGGCGGACTGTCTTCTGGGCGAAGATGATCGGGGTCAAGAACCGCGTCCGGGTGGCCTTGGATTGGGCCATCGGCCTTCTGTTCGGCCCGGACACTTCGCGGCTCGAGTGGTAG
- a CDS encoding DUF72 domain-containing protein, with amino-acid sequence MGGRAYIGTSGWSYPHWRRVFYPKALRGEAWLNHYGTFFETVELNNTFYQLPEASTFRHWYRETPRRFVFAVKGSRFITHMKKLQAPRGALNRFLRRVSILKEKLGPVLFQLPPRFRCNLERLADFADLLPAGHRYAFEFRDPTWFVPEVYAILRKRGLGFCIFSLQELPCPEVITARYAYIRFHGPGAKYAGRYSEAELRVSARRIRRWLSEGLDVYSYFNNDERGYAVANAIRLRELVG; translated from the coding sequence ATGGGGGGGCGGGCCTACATCGGGACGTCGGGCTGGAGCTATCCGCACTGGCGGCGTGTCTTTTACCCGAAGGCCCTCCGGGGCGAGGCGTGGCTGAACCACTACGGCACCTTCTTCGAGACGGTGGAGCTGAACAACACTTTCTATCAGCTTCCGGAGGCGAGCACGTTTCGTCACTGGTACCGGGAGACGCCACGGCGTTTTGTTTTTGCGGTGAAGGGGAGTCGCTTTATCACCCACATGAAGAAACTGCAGGCGCCCCGGGGAGCCTTGAATCGTTTCCTCCGGCGCGTAAGCATCCTGAAAGAAAAGCTGGGGCCCGTGCTCTTCCAGCTCCCGCCTCGTTTTAGGTGCAATCTGGAGCGGCTGGCGGATTTTGCCGATCTCTTACCGGCGGGGCACCGATACGCCTTTGAATTTCGGGATCCCACCTGGTTTGTGCCTGAAGTGTATGCCATTCTGAGAAAGAGGGGCCTCGGATTCTGCATCTTCAGTCTACAGGAGCTTCCGTGTCCGGAGGTGATCACCGCCCGCTACGCCTATATCCGGTTTCACGGGCCTGGGGCTAAATACGCGGGGAGGTATTCTGAGGCGGAACTTCGGGTGTCGGCCCGCCGCATCCGTAGGTGGCTCTCGGAAGGTCTTGACGTGTACAGCTATTTCAACAACGACGAGCGCGGGTACGCAGTGGCGAATGCCATTCGGCTTCGCGAGCTCGTCGGCTGA
- a CDS encoding arsenate reductase ArsC, with protein sequence MIFLCTGNSARSQMAEAFACHYGAGQGEASSAGIDPKGLHPLTVRVMAERGIDVSHQSSKALTAEMIKEADYVIIVCGHADQHCPALSPQVEKLHWGIEDPGALIGRDSEDVLAAFRQARDEIERRVRDFYSTLGNKG encoded by the coding sequence GTGATTTTTCTTTGCACAGGGAACTCAGCGCGGAGCCAGATGGCAGAGGCCTTTGCCTGTCACTACGGGGCGGGACAGGGAGAGGCCTCGAGCGCTGGGATCGACCCGAAGGGGCTTCATCCGCTCACCGTCAGGGTGATGGCTGAGCGGGGAATCGACGTCTCTCATCAATCATCGAAGGCGTTGACGGCTGAGATGATCAAAGAGGCTGATTACGTCATCATTGTCTGCGGTCACGCCGATCAGCACTGCCCGGCCCTTTCTCCCCAGGTCGAAAAACTCCACTGGGGTATCGAGGATCCTGGCGCTCTGATTGGACGGGACTCCGAAGACGTGCTGGCCGCCTTTCGCCAGGCCCGCGACGAGATCGAACGGCGTGTTCGCGATTTCTATTCGACGTTAGGGAACAAGGGATAG
- a CDS encoding glutaredoxin family protein, with translation MAKQVIVYTQPGUAACDHEKEFLSQKGVQYAEKNIREDQQALAELIKFGVRATPVTLIDGEVIVGFDRDRIEQLLGLT, from the coding sequence GTGGCGAAACAGGTGATCGTCTATACCCAGCCCGGCTGAGCCGCCTGTGACCACGAGAAAGAGTTTCTTTCTCAAAAGGGTGTGCAATACGCGGAGAAGAACATCCGAGAAGATCAACAGGCGCTGGCCGAACTGATCAAATTTGGGGTTCGCGCCACGCCGGTCACACTCATCGATGGGGAGGTGATCGTCGGCTTTGACCGGGACAGGATCGAGCAGCTGCTCGGACTCACCTGA